A single genomic interval of Rosistilla ulvae harbors:
- a CDS encoding P-II family nitrogen regulator, with the protein MKLIIAIIQPDKLEAVKKALTEVEVFRLTVVDCQGFGRQKGQTGVYRGHEFSVTLLRKVQLQIAVNDEFVQPTVDAILSGGRTGEEGQIGDGKVFVLPMDDCVRIRTGERGSEAI; encoded by the coding sequence ATGAAACTGATCATTGCCATTATCCAGCCCGACAAACTGGAAGCGGTTAAGAAAGCGCTGACCGAGGTCGAAGTCTTCCGCTTAACGGTTGTCGATTGCCAGGGCTTCGGCCGCCAGAAAGGTCAGACCGGCGTCTACCGCGGTCACGAGTTCTCCGTCACGCTGCTCCGCAAAGTCCAGCTGCAGATCGCCGTCAACGACGAGTTTGTGCAGCCGACAGTCGATGCGATCCTCTCGGGCGGGCGAACCGGCGAAGAGGGGCAGATCGGCGACGGCAAAGTCTTCGTCCTGCCGATGGACGATTGCGTGCGAATCCGCACAGGCGAACGAGGCAGCGAAGCGATCTAG